The Caldisericum exile AZM16c01 region TGGATTAAGGAGGAATAAATGATTGGAGTAATTGGAGGAACAGGGCATCTTGGTAATGTCCTCATAAGAGAACTGTTAAAAAGAGGTGAGCATGTTGTTTGCATTGTCCCAAAGGGTGAAGATCTTACACCCATAAGTGGTCTTGCCGTTGAAGTTAGAACAGGCGATATTACAGATTTTGAAAGTATTAATAAAGCACTTTTTGGTGTTGATTACGTATATCACACAGCAGGTGTTATCTCTATAAGCAAAGGGGAATGGGAAAAGTTATATAAGGTAAATGTTTTGGGCACAAGAAATGTGGTTGAAGCGTGCATAAAAAACAACGTAAAGAGGCTTGTCTATACAAGTTCAATACATGCATTTAAGGAGCCCCCACTTGATTTACCTATAACCGAAGATATTCCGTTAGAGCCTCAATTTGGCGAATATGCAAGATCTAAGGCTCTTGCAACCTTAGAAGTCTTAAGAGGTGTTGAAAGAGGTCTTGATGCGGTGATTGTTGCACCAACAGGGATTATTGGCCCCTATGATTTTAAGGTTTCAGAAATGGGGACACTAATTCTCAAATATATGAACAGTAAATTATTTTTCTATGTTGATGGTGCTTATGACTTTGTTGATGTAAGGGATGTTGCAATGGGTGAAATTCTTGCAATGAAAAAAGGAAAGATAGGTCAAATTTATATCCTTTCTGGAGAGAAAATAACCGTAAAAGAAATCCTTGAAATACTTAGGAATATCTCAGGAAAAAGAATATCACATATAAAAATTTCATATTCTCTTGCAAAGTTTTCTGCGCTCTTTACCCCAATTATTTCACAAATCACAAAAGAAAAGCCTCTTTTTACGCTTTATTCTCTATCAGTTCTCAAATCAAACTGTAATGTATTAAAGGACAAGGCGATTAAGGAATTGGGATACACTTCAAGGCCATTAGAAACATCATTAAAGGATGCATATTTGTGGTTTAAAGAAAATTATAGAGGAGGAACACATTTTAAAAAACTTTCACCGAATGTATCGCAGTGATTTTAAATGTTAGAAAGATTCTTTCTCCTAATTTAATATCAAGTTCATCAAAAGACCTTTTGGTGATAAGTGCATTAAGAAAAACATTTTCAGCAATCTTTAATGAGATTGTCACAAGGCCGTTTTTATTTACGATTTTTGATATAATGCCTTCAAATTGATTTCGTGCAGAAGACTTTAAAAGCTCTTTTGAAAGAGTTATATCTTGTGGATGAATAAAAACAAGAATTTCGTCGCCTATGCTATAGTTTCCTGTAACATAAAGAAATTTATCTTGGACTTGCACTTTTGAAACAGTATCAACTACCTCGACCACACGCCCTTTTATCACATTTACCCCTATAAGGTTTGCAACTTCTTCATGCTCTGGCGTGAAGAAAATATCCGATGGCTCTCCTATTTGGAGTATTTTACCATTGCTCATTACAGCAATTCTATCCCCTACGATACTTGCTTCATCAAGGCTATGCGTCACAAAGAGTGCACTCTTACCGAATGTCTTTATAATTTCTTTTATTTCTAATGCAACTCGTTCCTTTTCAGTGGGTGAAAGTTGAGATGTGGGCTCATCAAAAAGAATTAAAGGTGGGTCAAGGATAAGTGCCCTTGCAATTGCAACTTTTTGTCTTTCTCCACCACTTAGTTCTTTTGGGTATCTCCCCAAAAGGTTTTCAAGTTTAAAGAATTTTACAAGGTCATAAAAGCGCTTAGAAGGGTCTTTTATTTTCTTAAAGCGAAGGCCAAATTTGATATTTTGCTCAACGGTTAGATGTGGAAACAGTGCAAGCGTTTGGAAAATATAGCCAATGTTTCTTTCTTCAGGTTCCCTGTTTGTTATATCGACACCATTCAAGACAATTCTTCCTTTGAGAACCTTCAAAAATCCTGCAATTGTATTTAAAAGTGTTGTTTTTCCAGAGCCGTTTTCACCAAGAATTGCGATGATTTCGCCTTCGTTTAAATATAGGTTTATATCTTTAATATAAAAGTTTCCTATATGTGTGGAAAGTTCCTCTAATAAAAGCACTTTACTCATTTTATTCTCCTTCCAATAATCCTTAGTATCGCAAAAATGAGAAGAGAAATCGCAAGAAGTGTTGCTGCAACAGAGATTGAGGTTTCAAGGTTATACTGCGTATATGCATCGTAAATGCGAATAGGTGCAGTCATCGGGTAATAGGCAACAATGATAACTGCGCCGAATTCTGAAATTGCCCTTGCAAATGCGGACAAGAATCCCGATATAATGTGCCCCTTTACAAGAGGGATATCTATAAGAAAAAATGTATGCAGTTCTTTTGCGCCTAAAACTCGTGAGGCATTCTCAAGCGACTTGTCAACATTTCTAAAACCTTCCTTTACGGTATCCACAAAGAATGGAAAAGAAAGATACATCATTGCAATAATGACAGCAAAACCTGTTCCCATAAGTTTTAAATTGAATGCATTGTAAAGGAGTTTTCCTATTACACCATCTTTTCCAAAAATGAGGAGAAGTGCAATGCCTGCAACGATATGGGGTGTTGCTAAGGGTGTGTCACAGATTGCCTCAACGATGCTCTCAATTTTCCCAAAGTATCCCTTTCCCAAAAGGTATGAAAGTGGAATACCAAAAAGAACACTGAGAAGAGAAGAAATGAATGCAAAGAATATGCTATTAAAAATCGCATTAAGGTTCATCGGGTCTTTTAAAGAGGCTACAATAAAGAAAAGTTTTGGATATGTGATAAGTCTTAAAAGCGGAAGAACTACAAACAATATGCTAATTGCAGCAATTATTCCAAGCGCCCACTTAAAAATCAGTTTCATAGATTAATTATAGTAAAATGTAAAAAAGTTGTGATGAATCAAAATTATAAATTTTCAATTCCCTCTTATTTGTAAGTTGAATTTAAATTGTTCCACATAAATTCTTAGTTTCAATTTTTAAAACTGGCATTCTGTCAATATGAAATGCTTTTATAAAATGACTTCACAAAGAATGACAAAAAACAATCACAAAAGTTAAATTAAACAACTATTGAGACCATCATTTAAAACTACTCACACAATTTATTGAATTTGCATTACCATTTATTATGTGCCGCAAGATATTGTCCTTCG contains the following coding sequences:
- a CDS encoding SDR family oxidoreductase, which codes for MIGVIGGTGHLGNVLIRELLKRGEHVVCIVPKGEDLTPISGLAVEVRTGDITDFESINKALFGVDYVYHTAGVISISKGEWEKLYKVNVLGTRNVVEACIKNNVKRLVYTSSIHAFKEPPLDLPITEDIPLEPQFGEYARSKALATLEVLRGVERGLDAVIVAPTGIIGPYDFKVSEMGTLILKYMNSKLFFYVDGAYDFVDVRDVAMGEILAMKKGKIGQIYILSGEKITVKEILEILRNISGKRISHIKISYSLAKFSALFTPIISQITKEKPLFTLYSLSVLKSNCNVLKDKAIKELGYTSRPLETSLKDAYLWFKENYRGGTHFKKLSPNVSQ
- a CDS encoding ABC transporter ATP-binding protein; translation: MSKVLLLEELSTHIGNFYIKDINLYLNEGEIIAILGENGSGKTTLLNTIAGFLKVLKGRIVLNGVDITNREPEERNIGYIFQTLALFPHLTVEQNIKFGLRFKKIKDPSKRFYDLVKFFKLENLLGRYPKELSGGERQKVAIARALILDPPLILFDEPTSQLSPTEKERVALEIKEIIKTFGKSALFVTHSLDEASIVGDRIAVMSNGKILQIGEPSDIFFTPEHEEVANLIGVNVIKGRVVEVVDTVSKVQVQDKFLYVTGNYSIGDEILVFIHPQDITLSKELLKSSARNQFEGIISKIVNKNGLVTISLKIAENVFLNALITKRSFDELDIKLGERIFLTFKITAIHSVKVF
- a CDS encoding ABC transporter permease → MKLIFKWALGIIAAISILFVVLPLLRLITYPKLFFIVASLKDPMNLNAIFNSIFFAFISSLLSVLFGIPLSYLLGKGYFGKIESIVEAICDTPLATPHIVAGIALLLIFGKDGVIGKLLYNAFNLKLMGTGFAVIIAMMYLSFPFFVDTVKEGFRNVDKSLENASRVLGAKELHTFFLIDIPLVKGHIISGFLSAFARAISEFGAVIIVAYYPMTAPIRIYDAYTQYNLETSISVAATLLAISLLIFAILRIIGRRIK